From the genome of Maribacter algicola, one region includes:
- a CDS encoding ABC transporter substrate-binding protein has protein sequence MTPLKSIKIAYSVALLCFWGCKETPKASQGAKNTVGVPIQYAKGFTMEKSGPDITVLKITSPWPNAESKFTYALVPKDRLSTITLDKNAYDAIIGTPISNLVVTSTTHIPALESLGVLDKLIGFPDTKYISSKYARDLIDAGKIQELGNNESLNTEMVLELRPELVVGFSINAQNKTYNTLEQANIPVVYNGDWTEESPLGKAEWIKFFAPFFGKEHEAEQIFSKIAQDYHNAVNIAKTAETAPSVISGAMYKDVWYLPGGESWAAKFIHDANADYLWADTPGTGSLSLSWESVLEKGKNADFWIAPAQYTSYMELTNASEHYAQFDALQNRKIFTFSKTKGATGGVLYYELAPQRPDLVLKDLIHIFHPHLLPDHELFFFTPLE, from the coding sequence ATGACCCCATTGAAATCGATTAAAATCGCATATAGTGTTGCTCTGTTATGTTTTTGGGGTTGTAAGGAAACTCCAAAAGCATCGCAAGGGGCAAAGAATACGGTGGGAGTCCCCATTCAATACGCAAAGGGCTTTACCATGGAAAAATCAGGTCCAGATATTACAGTGCTCAAAATTACCTCCCCTTGGCCAAATGCCGAGTCCAAATTTACATATGCCTTGGTTCCCAAGGACCGGCTTTCAACGATAACGTTGGACAAAAATGCGTACGATGCCATCATAGGGACCCCAATATCCAATTTGGTAGTCACGTCCACAACACACATTCCAGCGCTAGAATCCTTGGGTGTATTGGATAAACTTATCGGATTTCCAGATACGAAGTATATATCTTCAAAGTATGCCAGAGACCTAATAGATGCCGGGAAAATACAGGAATTGGGCAACAATGAATCCCTAAATACTGAAATGGTGCTGGAACTTCGGCCAGAATTGGTGGTTGGTTTTAGTATAAATGCCCAAAACAAAACTTACAATACCCTAGAACAAGCCAATATACCCGTAGTTTACAATGGGGATTGGACTGAAGAAAGTCCATTGGGAAAAGCGGAATGGATCAAGTTTTTTGCTCCCTTTTTTGGAAAGGAACACGAGGCCGAACAAATTTTTTCAAAAATAGCACAGGATTACCACAATGCCGTAAATATTGCAAAAACGGCAGAAACAGCTCCTTCTGTTATAAGCGGGGCCATGTACAAGGATGTTTGGTATTTACCCGGCGGGGAAAGTTGGGCAGCAAAGTTTATCCATGATGCCAATGCCGACTATCTATGGGCTGATACTCCAGGGACCGGGAGTCTCTCCTTGAGTTGGGAAAGTGTTTTGGAAAAAGGAAAAAATGCCGATTTCTGGATTGCCCCTGCCCAATATACAAGCTATATGGAATTAACGAATGCCAGTGAACATTACGCGCAGTTCGATGCCCTACAAAATCGAAAAATATTTACCTTTTCAAAAACCAAGGGTGCCACGGGGGGAGTGCTTTATTATGAGCTGGCCCCTCAAAGACCCGATCTTGTACTCAAGGACCTCATTCATATTTTTCACCCACATTTACTACCAGATCACGAACTATTTTTCTTTACTCCTTTGGAATAA